The Clostridium sp. AWRP genome has a window encoding:
- the dapF gene encoding diaminopimelate epimerase, translating to MKFTKMQGTGNDFVIIDDRDNRFLEKEKELGLKLCNRHFGVGGDGILIVRQSKIAQIKMIIINSDGSYAAMCGNGIRCFAKYVWEENLVKESPIKIETGDGIKEAFLNVENGKVKEVTIDMGTPSFDPKKIPVSSCDEVVKKKLKINEKTYSITSMLMGVPHTVIFGDLEKYDVKEGKAIEKYSIFPEGTNVNFCEVLNKNEIKIKTWERGAGPTLACGTGTCACAVASNKLGFTEGKVKAQVPGGNLFIEVKDNKVFMTGPAEVSFKGEYDI from the coding sequence ATGAAATTTACTAAAATGCAGGGTACTGGAAATGATTTTGTGATAATAGATGATAGAGATAATAGATTTTTAGAAAAAGAAAAAGAACTTGGATTAAAGCTTTGTAATAGACATTTTGGAGTAGGCGGAGATGGAATATTGATAGTTCGCCAGAGTAAAATTGCACAGATTAAAATGATAATAATAAACTCAGATGGTTCTTATGCAGCTATGTGTGGAAATGGAATAAGATGTTTTGCAAAATATGTATGGGAAGAAAATTTAGTAAAAGAGTCTCCTATAAAGATAGAGACGGGGGACGGTATAAAGGAAGCATTTTTGAATGTGGAAAATGGTAAAGTGAAGGAAGTCACTATTGATATGGGAACACCTTCTTTTGATCCAAAAAAAATTCCGGTTAGCTCCTGTGATGAAGTTGTAAAAAAGAAATTAAAAATTAATGAAAAAACTTATAGTATTACTTCAATGCTTATGGGAGTACCTCATACAGTTATATTTGGTGATCTTGAAAAGTATGATGTGAAAGAAGGAAAAGCTATTGAAAAATATTCTATTTTCCCTGAAGGAACTAATGTAAACTTTTGTGAAGTCTTAAATAAGAATGAAATTAAAATAAAAACTTGGGAAAGAGGAGCAGGTCCTACTTTAGCCTGTGGTACGGGAACTTGTGCCTGTGCTGTAGCTTCAAATAAGCTTGGCTTTACAGAGGGGAAAGTTAAAGCTCAAGTTCCAGGAGGAAATCTTTTTATAGAAGTGAAAGATAATAAAGTTTTTATGACAGGTCCCGCAGAGGTTTCGTTTAAAGGGGAATATGATATTTAA
- a CDS encoding GNAT family N-acetyltransferase → MNWNIKKFNQLKVEEIYKILALRNKVFIVEQKCAYLDCDNKDLNSYHLFSEENGEVVAYLRILEKGVSYDEISIGRVVVKRNYRGKGIAREMLLKAIEFVENTLKEDTIKIQAQAYLLNFYSSLGFKAVSEEYLEDNIPHIDMLYKK, encoded by the coding sequence ATGAATTGGAACATTAAAAAATTTAATCAGCTTAAAGTCGAAGAAATATACAAAATTTTAGCATTAAGGAATAAAGTATTTATTGTAGAACAGAAGTGTGCATACCTTGACTGTGATAATAAAGATTTAAATTCATATCATTTATTTTCTGAGGAAAATGGAGAAGTAGTTGCATACTTAAGAATTTTGGAAAAGGGAGTTTCTTACGATGAAATATCAATAGGAAGAGTAGTCGTAAAAAGAAATTATCGTGGTAAAGGAATTGCAAGAGAAATGCTGTTGAAAGCTATTGAATTTGTAGAAAATACTTTAAAAGAAGATACTATAAAAATTCAAGCACAGGCATATTTACTTAATTTTTATAGTAGTCTCGGCTTTAAAGCAGTTTCAGAAGAATATCTAGAGGATAATATTCCACATATAGATATGTTATATAAAAAATAA